The region CTCCTTGGTTGCAGTAACTTGTCTGCACTTGGATTTGGTCAGCAGATTCACCAGCGATGTATGAAGCTGCCATTGATTAGGAACTTGACTGTGGGTACGTCACTTGTGAGCATGTATTGCAAGTGTGGGGACTTGAGTAGTGCATGCAAGCTGTTTGGTGAGATGCGTACAAGGGATGTGGTTGCATGGAATGCTATGATATCTGGCTATGCTCAGCATGGGGATGGGAAGGAAGCTATCCATTTATTTGAACGAATGAATGACGAAGGAGTTGAGCCCAACTGGATTACTTTTGTGGCAGTATTGACAGCTTGTATCCACACTGGTTTGTGTGATTTTGGAATACAGTGTTTCAAGGGAATGCAGGAATTGTATGGAATTAAGCCCCGGGTTGATCATTACTCATGCATGGTGGATCTTCTCTGCAGAGCTGGTAGGCTTGAAAGAGCTGTGGACTTGATCCGCTCAATGCCCTTTGAACCACATCCTTCTGCCTATGGAACCCTGTTGTCTGCTTGTAGAGTTTATAAGAATTTGGAGTTTGCGGAGCTTGCAGCTGGAAAACTGATTGAAAAGGATCCACAGAACGCAGGTGCCTATGTACAGCTTGCAAATATTTATGCTGTTGCAAATCGGTGGAATGATGTCTCTAGAGTAAGGAGGTGGATGAAGGATAATGCAATTGTGAAAACACCTGGGTATAGCTGGATAGAGATAAAGGGTGTGATGCATGAGTTCAGATCAAATGACAGAGTGCACCATCAGATTCATTTGATCCATGAAAAGTTGGGACAGTTAGAGGAGCGGATTAAGGCAATGGGTTATGTTCCAGATCTTGATTTTGCCCTGCATGATGTTGATGACAGCCTGAAGGTGCAGATGCTAATGAGGCACAGCGAGAAGCTTGCTATTGCTTTTGGTCTGATCAGTACTGCTCCTGGGATGACCTTGAGGATTTTCAAGAATCTCAGGGTCTGTGGAGATTGCCACAATGCAGCCAAGATCATCTCTAAGGTCGAGAATCGAGAGATCATTTTGAGGGACACTACACGTTTCCACCATTTTAAGGGAGGGCATTGCTCATGTGGTGATTACTGGTGAAGAACGCCGATAACAACAGATACATGCTGGCAACTTTTGTAGGGATTGATTCAACCCTATTTAGTCTGTAACAGGGAGAAATGCTGATCATTGTATACAGGAAGGATTCAACAGCCAACACTGTGAGCAGTTTACCATGATGATTTGTCCATGATATTATTTTCAACAAAGTTTGTGCTTTCCAGACCATAGTGCTAGAGTACAAATCAAAAACCCAACTATTTGGAAGAATTGATGAGGTGCATTATTTATGACATATAGGTAGTAGCGAGTTGGGGAAGTGTATGTTCCAAGTCCCAACACCACCATACAGGAGTAGCTGCAATTTTGGATTCCTAGAGTTGTGATTTTCTAGAATAGTAAATGACATGGGTGAATCTTGAGGGCTTGAGTTTCTGGTCAGGTATCACAATTAATTCAGCTGTGATCTGTAAATCTGAAGTTCTTGACTTTGCTGACCTGCATTCCTGCCTGCTGACAGAAGAATTTTGTTCAGCTGTCCAATGGCTTTAACAAGTTGGATAAAACAGGGCTGATCAAGTGATCAGTGCCCAAATATGAACGGCAAATTATGTTAGTTTGATGTGCATACATTTTGTTtggaaaaatatgaaagtttATACGTTTTCAAGATTTGGATTCCTTCAAATCGCCATCTCATGTAACTCCGTGGTTACTATATTCAGGTGGCCTTCCTTAGCCCCTCATTGATTCCTCAAGAAATAATCAACCGAGTCTTTTTCTGCTTCATATGGCGAGACTTTTCAAGATGCCGATGGCAGGCAAGAAGACTGAGGTAAGATTGACTCTTGAACACTAAAGAAAATGGAATAATTCCCACATATAGGaagccatgcatgcagcacAACTAATGGTAGCTGCAGGGGATTTGAAATGATGTATTACATCATTCTGGATGACTGGAATTGAATAATTTTAGCATTATTGTTCTTGATTGCTTGTTGAGTTATGTGGTTGTCTAACTTCAATTGAATCTCTAGATCTCTGAACAATGCAGACTCGTGAATCAAAAGATTAAGCATCATCACCTGCAGAGTAGAGGAGCTAAAAGCTATCAGTATCATTGCATCAACTTCACACAGTATTCAGCTATTCAGGAAGCTGGGGATACCGTAAGGTTTGTAGCtctctctttattttcttcat is a window of Oryza brachyantha chromosome 8, ObraRS2, whole genome shotgun sequence DNA encoding:
- the LOC102720624 gene encoding pentatricopeptide repeat-containing protein At4g16835, mitochondrial, producing the protein MILRCGPFMAIAPRSLTAAAVAAAVRRGDLAGAEEAFSSTPRKTTATYNCLLAGYARAPGRLADARQLFDRIPTPDAVSYNTLLSCHFANGDVDGARRLFSAMPVRDVASWNTMVSGLSRSGAVEEAKAVFLAMPVRNSVSWNAMVSGFACTGDMTAAEEWFRNAPEKGDTVLWTAMVSGYMDAGNVVKAIEYFEAMPVRNLVSWNAVVAGYVKNSQADDALRLFRTMVRDANVQPNASTLSSVLLGCSNLSALGFGQQIHQRCMKLPLIRNLTVGTSLVSMYCKCGDLSSACKLFGEMRTRDVVAWNAMISGYAQHGDGKEAIHLFERMNDEGVEPNWITFVAVLTACIHTGLCDFGIQCFKGMQELYGIKPRVDHYSCMVDLLCRAGRLERAVDLIRSMPFEPHPSAYGTLLSACRVYKNLEFAELAAGKLIEKDPQNAGAYVQLANIYAVANRWNDVSRVRRWMKDNAIVKTPGYSWIEIKGVMHEFRSNDRVHHQIHLIHEKLGQLEERIKAMGYVPDLDFALHDVDDSLKVQMLMRHSEKLAIAFGLISTAPGMTLRIFKNLRVCGDCHNAAKIISKVENREIILRDTTRFHHFKGGHCSCGDYW